Below is a window of Malania oleifera isolate guangnan ecotype guangnan chromosome 1, ASM2987363v1, whole genome shotgun sequence DNA.
CAGATTATCCTTGAGAGAAACAGAGGCAAGGAAAAAGAGAAGATAAAAGTGCGATGAGGGTAagactttaaaataaaaaataataataatgataaaaaaaaaaaacctggaTGCCAAATAGCAGAAGGCAAGCTAGGCCTAGCCACGAATGCAGACTGTAGAAATTATCAATGCCTTTATCATTGTGAAATTTCAAAGCAGCCCATACACCAATCACACTCAAACATAAAGTCAGGAACTGCAGCATGAGATGAACTAACTTCTTGAAACTTTTTGTTCCTGATACTGTTCTGTAAGCTAGCATGCCTGCACCAGCCCATACCAAGAAGCTCAAATTTGGTAACAGAAACGCATGGCAGGAATGACTTGATAACAAAATTACAGAACAACTATCTATAAGAAGAATATAATTTTTTCACCACTAACTTCTCACATGTTGCTTTGATAATTATATGACTCAATAGGTACTCCATTACTTATCTAAAACCTAGAAATGGCAAAACACCTACTTAGCATCAATAAACCCAACAACAgaagaaagaaattaaaagaaatgcTACTAAAACAGAAATTGCAGAAAAAGGAACAACCATTTCTCAAAACTTTTAGCAACATCAGCTAGATCTAAAATTCGAATATTAGCATCATTCTGCAAAATACCAAACTTCTCACCAACAAATGTTTactaactgaaaaaaaaaatggtgtcaAATCAGGGTACAAAGGTAGCTAATCCATGAAAGAAATCATTTGAATTATACTCATGTCATTCTACATATGATCTAAGGGAAATGAAATGCAGGAAATAGATCCAGAGAACTCATTGTCTAAGGTTTCTGGTTTCTTGATAACAGATTCTATAAGCCTCAAGAGGTTGACGTCCTCAAAAGTACAagtagttttaaaaaaaataaaaaataaaaatcataccAGAAGGGCAGCCTTAATCATACTGGAAGGGGGAACCATTCATCTTGTAAGAGTGGATCATATTGAGTTTGTTGATAACAGATTCTGTGAGCCTCAAGGAGTTGACATCCTCAAAAGTActagctctttttttttttttttaaatcataccAGAAGGGCAGCCTTAATCATACTGGAAGGGAATCATTCATCTTGTAAGAGTGGATCATATTGACACCATATTGACACCATGTGACCATGAGCTACACGATCTTGTATCATATAAACCATTAACCAGCTCTTATTTTTTCCTAAAACAAATAGAGCCTTTGTGGTTAAACACGATTACAGACACAGACCATAAATATCATTACATCAAAAACAATAAGAGGATATGAAAACAGATAACACTACTAAGGAACAAACAATGACTTGATAATATGCCATATATTTGTGCACCTTACATTTGTAATGCTAAAACTAGTCATTGATTGCAATTTCCATTTCTTTCTTCTAAAGAAGCATGAAAGATTTTTCCTCCTTTAAAGAGACACAacaattaggtttttttttttttaatactatttttataATGCCTTAAGAAAAATCCAATAATCTTGGGTGAAGAGAAATTGAAGCATTAAGACTATTTTTAGCAAAGGTTCTCCACATTATCAAGTACAAACTAAACAGGCGAACAAAAAGCAAGTGGTATTTATTAATCAAGCAAAAATTGGCAAAACAAATAACATGAAGCATCATTACCAAACTAGTCAACTGTCTAAGACAATGATCcaataaaaatatattcaaaCCCCATCTAGAACAACTATGGAGCAGAAACAATCTTGCAATATAAATTTGCTTCCAAGTGCACTTCaaactacttgattgaaaagGAGTGTAAGATCTAAAATCATTTTCGGGGGAAGCTTCAAACAACCCTGATTTCCTATACAAAGCGATTTTAGGTTCACTTTTCCAATTCCAGGAATGTCACTTCATAGCCAAGCAGCTGGAAATTGGCTTATAAGTAATTTTGTACTACAAAATGACTTTATTTTAGGAGGACATCAACTCATGTCAAAGGAAAtcttagcaaaaaaaaaaaaattgacgtGATTGAAAATCAACAAAAACAAGATATTAGAAAGCTTCAACATTACAGTCCCACTATAATTGGCAGAAAGTGTTGCAATTAGTTCATAATCTCTACATAGTTGATACAAGAAATTCAAAATGCTCAGAATAAATGATCATGAGGAAATGACCAAGAGGCAAGCTTTTTAAAGGCTGTGGTAGATTTATCTAATAACGGCCTTTGTTCTGCCCTGAAAGAACAAAAAAGGGAGTTTACCTTCTCCATTCAAAAGTATTAGGCCAATCACCATCAAAACTGGATGAACCTGCaaggaccaaaaaaaaaaaaaaatactcaaccgagagagagagagagagagagaaggtaaAACTCCaatatctcaaaattttagcactTGATCTCTCCAAGGAAGTAAGTCCAGTATGAACTAAGAATTACATTAATTACATTTATTCTGCCCTTTTGGCATAATAACTGAGTTTTCCTTATTTGGGAAACTATAAAGATCACAAAGTAAAACTTTTTATTAAAATCCTACTTTTCAGCACTTACAATTTCACACCAACCAGATGAAGGGTCAGGGAAATGTTCCAGATACTGAATACAAGTAGGAAACAAGTTCCAATAACAAATTTGGTTTCATTCCACTTTGCAGAAATGGAGGGAGGGGAGGACATATAATAAGCACTTTTTATTTAAGCAAATTACCAACCTCCTCACCCTCTAGAAATGAAAAAATCGATTACTTCCAACCTAACCacagtatatatatgtatcaaaaataacaaaaaacaaaGAAACGTCCGTTCACAATTTCGGCTGTTTAGCCATTTTAACTACTTAGCATTATGAAAAGGTATGTGCAAGATATGCATCAGCGAAAATGGGTTGTATATTGCAAGAcgttattcattcatttatttccggtttaaaaataaaattacgcCCAAAACAAACTAAGATGAGCCATTGTTGATTTGAGTTGACCTCAAATCACAATTCAACTTAGAACACCTAAGACACTACACAATAGTTAGACCCCGATCTCAACCTAACATGCCAAAACAAGACATTGGCGACAAGAACAGCGCAAAACATCGAAGATCTAATGCCACTACAACAATCAGCTGGTCCTACACCTCTAATTGCtccaaaaccaaaacaaattCTCAATAAGTTAGTTTTGAGAGAGTCAGAATCGACAATCCGAAAGGCAAATTCGAACTGCACAAGGGCTATAAACATACGTTGAAGATGAGATCTTTATTGTCGGCGATAAGCGACATGCCGCCTCTGTAGTGCAGCGACCATGTGAGAACCAAAGCTGCGACTGTAACTCCGATGATCCGTATAAGACTAACGATGGGGAACCGAACCACAGGAACCGCCATttccaaagagagagagagagagagagagagagagaggaaaagagaAGGTTGTCTGAGATGGTGGTGACTCTTGGATTTGTGAGCGCACACGGAataactagagagagagagagagaggacggCCTTCAAGATCTCCACGTAGGACGATTGGTCATCAATAGCCGCTTGGCACTTGGCAGCTTTGAGAAATATCGTGATTAATTTCTTATGGGTTAGTTTTAAAACATTCTTTTAATATAGttcaacaaaatttaattttaccaATTAAAAGggacataaaaaaaaattagctgaAAAACATTCACATCCCCAATTATTTGGCAAAAACACaataacattttctaaaattttttaaaaattcagaacttgtttggtatcgttgttgttttttattttctatttctatttttctacagtgaaaaaataaattataaaaatgtgtttatttatattgtcagttttctatttgtcaaaaaactaaaaactatattttatgcttctcacttttttttttttttggattacgcaccggggtTCCACGTGTTCATTTTACAGTCTACGTGACTAATTCCGCACCCCTTGAAGCCGATCCCACAACTCCAAAAGGAGGTAAATTTTAAGAATCCAGTGGCGAAAATGAGCCTAGAAGGGTTTGAATACCTAACATCGTGAGAGGTACTCCCGCAGCCcgtactaccacctgaaccacaccttgGGGGTTTGTACGGTTCTTACTTGCTTTGACAACCTGTTGtcaaaatttttgaattaaattatttattttatatatttaaaaattaaaatcaaaacaaaatgagcatatgaatttaaatataattaaaataaatatatacataaatttcaaaaaataattataaagacaattacaaaataattttactatttttcaattgtaatgtccaataaaacttttattataaagtaaaatttgaaagtaaaacaattaagcaaaaataattataataaattttattttattataatacttttttttaatgtgcattatttgaaattttattatttttaagtttttaatttcTATTAGCTTTATAAATCTTAACCAAACAGATTgctagtttttaatttttagttctagttttttattttcgtttctctaatttttaacCGGGATACCAAATGGCCCCTTAGAGACCTCTTCCGAGATTTCAAAACTTTCACAGACTACTCTGGAGTtttgtatttgaaaaaaaaaaaaattgagtctcTTAAAAATTCTAATATCAAGGGAGGTATATGAGATTTTTTAAATCTGGTatgtgaaatttttgaaacttcgATTAAGGTTTTTATCGTTTTATCATACCTTAAAGGGATTAGTaccttttacaaaaaaaaattaatttcatgaaATATTTATGCTTAGGTATATATTTAGTCAAAACTGGCATAAAAAACCTTTTTAATATGGAAGGTGAGGTGATTACATCAACTTTTTTCCAAGATGGGTATCTGTGAAATAAGGAATTGTAGGAAAGGAAATCATAAAAATTGTAGAAACTCATAGAAAGAGGGAAGCAGCCAGGGAGGAGAATAGAGTCAGATTAGGGGAAAGTAGGTGGGAGATGCAAGTAAAATAgactagagagagaaaaagagaagtcATACTGCTTGTTGTGTTAAGGACTTGTCTAGTTTGAATATTCCTATGAAGTCCTTGTCAAATGAGAATTACTTATATTTATAGCCCCGTGTCACAATTAGGAGTAATAAATAATCCCCAAAACATGCCCTTAATGGGGTAAAGTTTAGTGAGCTATCTTATGACAAGCACTTCTTATTAAGGGTGAGCAAACAGTTGATTCGGTCAAGTTCGGTTAATCAACCGAATTAACCGAAGTTTTTGGTTAATGAGAACTGTTAACTGAACCGACCAAATAGAGGGACCGAATCGAACCAAACCCGACcaaattaccttttcgggtaatttgACTAActgaattaatttgaaattaattaataaaaacataatacaattgtagatttttttttaccaaatactaatgaacatattaacaaattaacatatactaattaacgtattaacaaattaacaaatactaattaacatattaacaaattaacatatactaatttatatttaaattttaattaattattaaatcggttatttcggttaaccgaattaacattcctcttaaccGAACCGATTAACAGATTAACCGCATTTTGTAAAttcataaccgaaccgaccaatctTGTGTTCTTAAtcaaaccgaaccgaccaatttcgatCGGTTAATACGGGTttccccaaattatgctcacccctacttctTATCATGAAATCCCCCCAATTTTTGTCACATTATTGTAGTTAATTTTTGCTTCTTTCCAAGCAAGCTTGATTTGGAATGCTTCTATGGTCAACTCTATGGACAATTTAGGTCATGGGTGAGGTCTCTTGCTATGACGTTGGGGTGAGGCATGCCTTGTTTGCCCAAGTTCGTCCCCTTCTTTGAGTTTGTACTCCATTTGGCTTAGAATGTGTATCTTTTGACCATGGATTAGGTTTTTTCTAGGTAGAACTAAACTCACCTCTATATGGCTGACTAGGTGAGGTGATAATCACCCAGTCATACTTGACATATTCTCTTCTTCTTTCCCCTACTTAAGTCATTGCTCATTCCTGGGTGGCTAGTTGGGACGTAGGAAATTGGCAAGATGATATTTGCCCAAGAAAGCAAGAAATATTGCCCTATTTTTCAAGACGTTGCTTGACAATCACATCCTTTTTTAGGAAGTGAACAAAGATTGCACAAATAGAATAGGATAGTATTTATATCATTTTTGTGCACCCTCTAAAACAGTGAAGTGTGCTgtcgatagtcattttttaccCAAAAAAATTACAAGACCTAGCTGAGAAAACTAAgctaaaaaaataaaggaaaaagttgCAAAATAGGACGGTTGATTGGCCATTTTTTGGTGGTCAATTGTCTCTTTTCTCCTTCTTTGGTTTgacatgtcacgccccgaaccccggaatgggacccaagggtgaaaatgtaatctgaCCTGTACCTATATTCGACagaacatccaaagatacagtaccatggatgagggtccgaccccgtggggttcccaggcatccTAAACATGttcaatcacaaacatatacgcagcggaaaaaaagtcatctatatacacatatgcagtaccataccagagtctatacaagagcagaacacagCTCTATaaaaaatgtacaaacgggtgcccaaatacatctcaaaatggcaacccaccaaaaatacagtcctagcacttaacccaagcgctaaccgcagtacaccggccactacgctccctacaccaagacg
It encodes the following:
- the LOC131158022 gene encoding transmembrane ascorbate ferrireductase 2; translation: MAVPVVRFPIVSLIRIIGVTVAALVLTWSLHYRGGMSLIADNKDLIFNVHPVLMVIGLILLNGEGMLAYRTVSGTKSFKKLVHLMLQFLTLCLSVIGVWAALKFHNDKGIDNFYSLHSWLGLACLLLFGIQWATGFATFWYPGGSRNGRATLLPWHVFFGVYIYALAVATAATGILEKLTFLQTNQIITRYSTEALLVNSLGILIVVLGGFVILAIITPNGKSDAFRGATE